In one window of Henckelia pumila isolate YLH828 chromosome 1, ASM3356847v2, whole genome shotgun sequence DNA:
- the LOC140893547 gene encoding uncharacterized protein, with amino-acid sequence MQLSQNYYFSSIHSNPAKPNIVFCNSRNPSPKFRNLGFSSTVFPSVKGISTNFGYRRHQRRGRFASFVAAKTTSSSDYYSVLNVGRSATLQEIKSSYRKLARKYHPDMNKEPGAEEKFKEISAAYEVLSDDEKRSAYDRFGEEGLRGEFDASNVGPQGVDPFDVFADIFGESNGFFGGRGEPNGFNFSFKEKGSRNLDIRYDLYLSFEESIFGGQRDIELQRTVTCDDCGGTGAKSSSCLKSCTVCGGRGGVVETQKTPFGIMSQVTTCSKCGGDGKIITDSCRKCNGRGHVLAKHRIDVVVPPGIDDGSTMQVRGEGNFDKKRGITGDLYLVIHIEEKRGIRRDGLDLFSKVNVNYTEAILGTIRKVDTVGGTRDLRIPPGTQPGDKIKLPRLGVPDINRASARGDHYFTVDVQIPKKISDAERALVEKLASFKETEGGSIPVKKGAMQGKHDEDNVDHSSSNRSKSDAYWWNRVKDFLWRKQSEERFASVCIRTSPIWRYNRSPAIDFPCMIAISTILVSAIMSTLRKQMKEMKHNSHSHLSQKR; translated from the exons ATGCAATTATCCCAAAATTACTACTTCAGCTCTATCCATTCAAATCCAGCAAAGCCAAACATTGTCTTCTGCAATTCTAGGAACCCGTCTCCAAAGTTCAGGAACTTGGGATTTTCGAGCACGGTATTTCCATCCGTTAAAGGCATCTCTACAAATTTCGGTTACCGTAGACACCAGCGCCGCGGCCGCTTTGCTTCCTTTGTTGCTGCTAAAACAACCTCAAGTTCCGATTACTACTCTGTTCTCAATGTCGGAAGAAGTGCTACTCTGCAAGAAATTAAATCTTCTTATCGTAAACTTGCTCGTAAG TATCATCCAGATATGAACAAGGAACCTGGTGCTGAAGAAAAGTTTAAAGAAATAAGTGCTGCATATGAG GTGTTATCAGACGATGAGAAAAGGTCTGCATATGATCGGTTTGGTGAGGAAGGTTTACGTGGAGAATTCGATGCTTCAAATGTTGGGCCTCAAGGG GTGGATCCATTTGATGTTTTTGCTGATATTTTTGGTGAATCCAATGGATTTTTCGGAGGACGCGGTGAACCAAATGGCTTTAATTTTAgtttcaaagagaaaggaagtCGTAATCTTGACATCCG ATATGATTTATATTTGAGTTTCGAAGAATCAATATTTGGTGGTCAACGTGACATTGAGTTACAACGCACTGTGACATGTGATGATTGTGGTGGAACGGGAGCAAAGTCCAGCAGTTGTCTGAAGTCATGTACGGTTTGTGGAGGTAGAGGAGGAGTGGTTGAAACACAGAAAACTCCTTTTGGCATTATGTCTCAG GTGACCACTTGCTCAAAATGTGGAGGTGATGGGAAGATAATTACTGATAGTTGTCGAAAATGCAATGGCCGTGGACATGTTCTAGCAAAACATAGAATTGACGTGGTGGTTCCACCTGGCATTGATGATGGATCCACAATGCAAGTTCGTGGAGAGGGAAATTTCGATAAAAAGAG GGGTATAACTGGTGACCTGTATCTGGTCATCCATATTGAGGAAAAACGAGGAATTCGGAGGGATGGCTTGGATTTGTTCTCAAAAGTAAATGTTAATTACACAGAAGCTATTCTGGGGACCATCAGAAAG GTGGATACTGTAGGAGGCACTCGGGATCTACGAATTCCCCCAGGAACTCAGCCAGGAGATAAAATTAAGTTGCCACGCTTGGGTGTTCCCGACATTAACAGAGCTTCTGCAAGAGGTGATCATTACTTTACGGTGGACGTACAGATCCCAAAGAAAATTAG TGATGCTGAGCGCGCCCTAGTTGAAAAGTTGGCTTCTTTCAAGGAAACCGAGGGCGGCTCGATCCCAGTGAAAAAAGGAG CAATGCAAGGCAAGCATGATGAAGATAATGTAGATCACAGCTCAAGCAATAGAAGCAAAAGTGACGCGTACTGGTGGAACCGAGTCAAAGACTTCTTGTG GAGAAAGCAATCCGAGGAAAGATTTGCATCAGTTTGTATCCGGACATCTCCAATTTGGAGATACAATAGAAGCCCTGCAATAGATTTTCCTTGCATGATCGCTATTTCTACCATTTTGGTTTCAGCAATCATGTCCACGCTACGGAAACAGATGAAGGAGATGAAACACAATTCTCATTCTCATCTCTCTCAGAAAAGGTGA
- the LOC140876504 gene encoding uncharacterized protein, which translates to MGRLRAKSDYEEIRKARISQNQARLASLGLQKTISELRSLSSSAKSERTIVRKHCKVDHSATPLRRSARLSGNLPTSPGELDLLEGRDSTENSKERSSGNVSRGRPKRGRRLLMIAPEVLARRCESKGRGSLYNPVYGICCHFCRQKKMCGEEDCKHCGYLDMDEPCTGKTDCSNCHSSNGILCRACLKVRYGEEMEEVRANKEWICPHCVEDKGINPFWICNSSFCLKKRKMVPTGIAIFRAREMGFKSVAHLLMDKLARADKSRQ; encoded by the exons ATGGGGAGACTGCGAGCAAAATCTGATTACGAAGAAATCAGAAAAGCCCGTATTTCTCAAAACCAG GCTCGATTGGCTTCTCTGGGCCTGCAAAAGACCATCTCAGAACTGCGTTCCCTTTCATCATCGGCCAAATCCGAAAGAACCATAGTCAGAAAACACTGCAAAGTTGATCACTCAGCCACCCCTTTACGCCGTTCCGCCCGATTGAGTGGAAATTTACCCACATCACCAG GGGAATTGGATCTTTTGGAAGGTAGGGATAGTACCGAAAACAGCAAGGAAAGAAGTTCTGGAAATGTATCAAGGGGGAGGCCCAAAAGGGGAAGGAGATTGCTCATGATTGCACCGGAGGTTTTGGCTCGACGTTGTGAAAGTAAAGGCAGGGGGAGTTTGTATAATCCTGTTTATGGCATTTGCTGCCATTTCTGCAG GCAAAAGAAAATGTGTGGTGAAGAAGACTGCAAACATTGTGGTTATCTTGACATGGACGAACCATGTACAG GCAAAACAGACTGCTCAAACTGTCATTCTAGTAATGGCATTCTTTGCCGAGCTTGTCTCAAGGTCAGGTATGGTGAAG AAATGGAGGAAGTTAGGGCTAACAAAGAATGGATTTGCCCTCACTGCGTGGAAGACAAAGGAATCAACCCTTTCTGGATATGTAATAG TTCATTCTGCCTGAAGAAGCGAAAGATGGTTCCAACTGGGATAGCCATATTCAGAG CTAGAGAAATGGGATTCAAATCTGTGGCGCATCTATTGATGGACAAGCTTGCACGAGCTGATAAAAGTAGACAATGA